In Ovis aries strain OAR_USU_Benz2616 breed Rambouillet chromosome 14, ARS-UI_Ramb_v3.0, whole genome shotgun sequence, a single genomic region encodes these proteins:
- the FKRP gene encoding ribitol 5-phosphate transferase FKRP → MRLTRCQAALAAAITLNLLVLFYVSWLHHQPRSSRTRGSRRGSASGPRVTILVREFEAFDNAIPELVDSFLQQEPAQPMVVVADALPYPPLALPRIPNVRLALLQPALDRPAAASRPETYVATEYVALVPDGARAEAPGQLERMVEVLRAGGARLVAAPVASTNPARCLALNVSLREWTARYGPAPSAPRCDALDGDAVVLLRARDLFNLSAPLARPVGTGLFLQTALRGWTVQMLDMPFGAARQPPLATAHARWKAEREGRARRAALLRALGIRLVSWEGGRLEWFGCNKETPRCFGTVVGDTPAYLYEERWTPPCCLRALRETARYVVGVLEAAGVRYWLEGGSLLGAARHGDIIPWDYDVDLGIYLEDVGNCEQLRGAEAGSVVDERGFVWEKAVEGDFFRVQYSESNHLHVDLWPFYPRNGVMTKDTWLDHRQDVEFPEHFLQPLVPLPFAGFMAQAPNNYRRFLELKFGPGVIENPEYPNPALLSLGGSS, encoded by the coding sequence ATGCGGCTCACCCgctgccaggctgccctggcaGCCGCCATCACCCTCAACCTTCTGGTCCTGTTCTACGTCTCATGGCTGCATCACCAGCCCAGGAGCTCCCGGACCAGGGGTTCCCGCCGTGGATCCGCCTCCGGCCCCCGTGTCACCATCTTGGTGCGTGAGTTCGAGGCCTTTGACAACGCGATACCCGAGCTGGTGGACTCTTTCCTGCAGCAAGAGCCCGCCCAGCCGATGGTGGTGGTGGCCGACGCGCTCCCCTACCCGCCCCTGGCCCTGCCGCGCATTCCCAACGTTCGCCTGGCGCTGCTCCAGCCCGCCCTGGACCGACCCGCCGCAGCCTCGCGCCCGGAGACCTATGTGGCCACCGAGTACGTGGCCCTGGTGCCCGACGGCGCGAGGGCCGAAGCACCAGGCCAGCTGGAGCGCATGGTTGAGGTGCTCCGAGCGGGCGGCGCACGCCTGGTGGCCGCTCCCGTCGCTTCAACCAACCCGGCCCGGTGCCTGGCCCTGAACGTCAGCCTGCGGGAGTGGACCGCCCGCTACGGCCCAGCACCCTCCGCACCGCGCTGCGACGCCCTGGACGGGGACGCCGTGGTGCTCCTGCGCGCCCGCGACCTCTTCAATCTCTCGGCGCCCCTGGCCCGGCCCGTGGGCACCGGCCTCTTCCTGCAGACCGCCCTCCGCGGCTGGACGGTGCAAATGTTGGACATGCCCTTCGGCGCGGCGCGCCAGCCTCCGCTGGCCACGGCCCACGCGCGCTGGAAGGCAGAGCGCGAGGGGCGCGCACGGCGGGCGGCGCTGCTGCGGGCTTTGGGCATCCGCCTGGTAAGCTGGGAGGGCGGGCGGCTCGAGTGGTTCGGCTGCAACAAGGAGACCCCGCGCTGCTTCGGGACGGTGGTGGGTGACACGCCGGCCTACCTGTACGAGGAGCGCTGGACGCCCCCGTGCTGCCTGCGCGCACTGCGCGAGACGGCCCGTTATGTGGTGGGCGTGCTAGAGGCAGCCGGCGTGCGCTACTGGCTAGAGGGCGGCTCATTGCTGGGGGCCGCCCGCCACGGGGACATCATCCCATGGGACTACGACGTGGACCTGGGCATCTACCTGGAGGACGTGGGCAACTGCGAGCAGCTGCGGGGTGCTGAGGCAGGCTCGGTGGTAGACGAGCGCGGCTTCGTGTGGGAGAAGGCGGTGGAGGGCGACTTCTTCCGCGTGCAGTACAGCGAGAGCAACCACCTGCACGTGGACCTGTGGCCCTTCTACCCCCGGAACGGGGTCATGACCAAGGACACATGGCTGGACCACCGGCAGGATGTCGAGTTCCCCGAACACTTCCTGCAACCTCTCGTGCCCCTGCCCTTTGCCGGCTTCATGGCGCAGGCGCCTAACAACTACCGCCGCTTCCTGGAGCTCAAGTTCGGCCCCGGGGTCATCGAGAACCCCGAATATCCCAACCCGGCACTCCTGAGTTTGGGGGGAAGTAGTTGA